One genomic segment of Paenibacillus sp. FSL H8-0332 includes these proteins:
- a CDS encoding homocysteine synthase translates to MSEERKLSFETLAVHAGQEIDPTTLARAVPLYQTTSYGFRDAEHAANLFALKEFGNIYTRLMNPTTDVFEQRLAALEGGAGALATASGMAAISFSILNIAGAGDEIVSSASLYGGTYNLFSTTLPKLGIQVKFVDSDNPENFRAAITDKTKALYAETIGNPQGNVLDIEKVAAIAHEHGIPLIVDNTFPSPYLLRPIEFGADIVVHSATKFIGGHGTSIGGVIVDGGKFDWKASGRFPGLTEPDPSYHGVVYTEAVGPIAYIIKARVQLLRDLGAAISPFNSWMLLQGLETLHLRLERHSQNALKVAQYLEAHDSVEWVSYAGLQSHPSYELAQKYLPKGQGAILTFGIKGGAAAGVKLIENVKLFSHLANVGDSKSLIIHPASTTHQQLSDEEQAAAGVNPELLRLSIGTESIDDILFDLEQAIAASQES, encoded by the coding sequence ATGTCAGAAGAGCGCAAGCTGTCATTTGAGACCCTAGCCGTTCATGCAGGCCAGGAGATTGACCCAACTACTTTAGCCCGTGCCGTGCCGCTGTATCAGACTACATCCTACGGGTTCCGCGATGCGGAGCACGCAGCGAATCTGTTCGCGCTCAAGGAGTTCGGCAACATCTATACCCGGCTTATGAATCCCACAACCGATGTGTTTGAACAGCGTCTTGCCGCGCTGGAGGGCGGGGCCGGGGCACTGGCGACAGCTTCCGGAATGGCGGCCATTTCCTTCTCTATTCTGAATATTGCCGGAGCCGGGGATGAGATTGTATCCTCCGCAAGCCTGTACGGCGGGACTTATAATCTGTTCTCTACAACGTTGCCCAAGCTGGGGATTCAGGTGAAATTTGTGGATTCCGACAATCCGGAGAACTTCCGGGCGGCGATTACGGACAAGACCAAGGCGCTCTACGCCGAGACCATTGGCAACCCGCAAGGCAATGTGCTGGATATCGAAAAGGTTGCAGCCATCGCCCACGAACACGGGATTCCGCTGATTGTTGACAACACCTTCCCTAGTCCGTATCTGCTGCGTCCGATTGAATTCGGGGCGGATATCGTCGTACACTCGGCGACCAAATTCATCGGCGGCCACGGTACCTCCATCGGCGGAGTCATCGTGGACGGCGGCAAATTCGACTGGAAGGCCAGCGGAAGGTTCCCTGGACTTACTGAACCGGACCCGAGCTACCACGGGGTAGTCTACACTGAAGCTGTAGGTCCTATCGCCTATATCATCAAAGCGCGGGTTCAACTGCTTCGTGACCTAGGCGCGGCCATTTCACCGTTCAACTCGTGGATGCTCTTGCAGGGGCTCGAAACGCTGCACCTGCGTCTGGAGCGCCACAGCCAGAATGCACTCAAGGTTGCCCAGTATCTGGAGGCGCATGATTCTGTGGAGTGGGTAAGTTATGCCGGACTGCAGAGTCATCCATCCTATGAGCTGGCGCAGAAATATCTGCCTAAGGGCCAAGGGGCAATCCTGACCTTCGGCATCAAAGGCGGAGCAGCAGCAGGGGTGAAGCTGATCGAGAATGTGAAGCTGTTCTCCCATCTGGCTAATGTCGGCGACTCCAAGTCGCTGATCATCCACCCGGCTAGCACCACCCACCAGCAGTTGTCGGACGAAGAGCAGGCGGCAGCCGGTGTTAATCCGGAACTGCTGCGCTTGTCCATTGGCACCGAATCCATCGACGATATCCTCTTCGACCTGGAGCAGGCGATCGCTGCCAGCCAGGAGTCTTAA
- a CDS encoding GntR family transcriptional regulator → MSLKRKQGPLYQQIQKILKDRILHGVYPLGSIIPSEPQLEKEFGVSKMTVRGAVQELAQEGYVQKKSGVGTIVMRNTSYQKLSKGKRFTELLVEAGHKLEKKLLLSQRLVNEAGTEEYSLYGPYCQRIERLYILDGQPYIHLVHFLTAAALPGGEAAEMGADIQSLYDSLEENDIVLENFRDRFFVESAPSEVCVLLKLPPGTPVLKRLRNSYDGEGRLIEHSIGCYNTELHHYLVSYDT, encoded by the coding sequence GTGTCACTGAAACGCAAGCAAGGCCCTTTATACCAGCAGATCCAGAAGATCCTCAAGGACCGGATTCTGCACGGGGTATACCCGCTCGGCAGCATTATTCCCTCCGAGCCTCAGCTCGAGAAGGAGTTCGGTGTCAGCAAAATGACGGTCCGCGGCGCGGTCCAGGAACTGGCCCAGGAAGGTTATGTGCAGAAGAAAAGTGGTGTCGGAACCATAGTCATGCGCAATACCTCCTACCAGAAGCTCTCCAAGGGCAAACGGTTCACGGAGCTGCTGGTCGAAGCGGGCCATAAGCTGGAAAAGAAACTGCTCTTATCCCAGCGCCTCGTAAATGAAGCTGGAACAGAGGAATACAGCCTCTACGGGCCGTATTGCCAGCGGATTGAACGTCTGTATATTCTGGATGGCCAGCCCTATATACATCTGGTGCATTTCCTGACGGCAGCAGCCCTGCCCGGCGGGGAAGCGGCAGAGATGGGGGCAGACATCCAGTCCCTGTACGACTCGCTGGAGGAGAACGACATTGTGCTGGAGAACTTCAGGGACCGCTTCTTCGTGGAGTCGGCACCATCCGAGGTATGCGTGCTGCTGAAGCTTCCGCCGGGGACGCCTGTGCTGAAGCGCCTGCGCAACTCCTATGACGGGGAAGGCAGGCTGATCGAGCACAGCATCGGCTGCTATAATACGGAGCTCCATCATTATCTGGTCAGCTATGATACTTGA
- a CDS encoding sugar kinase, giving the protein MPRIAAFGEVMMRLQVPGVETLAQSSRLEYSFSGSGVNVTAALARYGHNGALITTLPETPVGEAAIAYLRKLGVDTSLIRRGGKHLGMYFLENGFGARPGRVTYTDRLGSSFNTAEANQYDMAALASRVDVLHLCGITLAMNDGVRGQMKQLAAEVKRAGGRVVFDCNYRPALWGEEGYAKARPHYEELLALADLVLMNEKDALYILGTAAADYDRITQLKQAIPAVAERFGIRAAAGTHREINADNTHSLTGYLYRQGTFAFSRKLTFPVYDRIGAGDAFASAIIHGELQEYPQQQTVEMAAAAAMLAHTIPGDTALFTEGEVLRALSDFTLDVER; this is encoded by the coding sequence ATGCCTAGAATCGCTGCCTTCGGCGAAGTGATGATGCGGCTTCAGGTTCCGGGGGTGGAGACACTGGCCCAGAGCAGCAGGCTGGAGTATTCTTTTTCGGGCAGCGGGGTGAATGTGACGGCGGCGCTCGCCAGATATGGCCATAACGGAGCACTGATCACGACCTTGCCGGAGACTCCGGTAGGGGAAGCCGCAATCGCTTATCTGCGCAAGCTTGGGGTGGATACGTCGCTGATCCGCCGGGGCGGCAAGCACCTCGGAATGTACTTCCTGGAGAACGGGTTCGGCGCCCGCCCCGGAAGAGTCACTTATACCGACCGGCTGGGCAGCAGCTTCAATACCGCAGAGGCCAATCAGTATGATATGGCGGCGCTGGCTTCCCGGGTGGATGTACTTCATCTATGCGGCATTACGCTGGCTATGAATGACGGGGTGCGCGGGCAGATGAAGCAGCTTGCGGCGGAGGTGAAGCGTGCCGGGGGCAGGGTGGTATTTGATTGCAACTACCGTCCGGCGTTATGGGGTGAGGAGGGGTATGCCAAGGCCCGTCCGCATTACGAGGAGCTGCTTGCGCTTGCCGATCTGGTGCTGATGAACGAAAAGGATGCGCTGTACATTCTTGGCACCGCAGCGGCAGATTATGATAGAATAACACAGTTGAAGCAAGCGATTCCCGCTGTGGCGGAGCGCTTCGGAATCAGAGCGGCAGCGGGCACCCACCGTGAGATTAACGCGGACAATACGCATTCCCTGACAGGATATTTGTACCGTCAAGGTACATTCGCGTTCTCCCGTAAGCTGACCTTCCCGGTGTATGACCGGATTGGTGCCGGTGATGCTTTTGCCAGCGCTATTATCCATGGTGAATTGCAGGAGTATCCGCAGCAGCAGACGGTGGAGATGGCAGCCGCCGCAGCGATGCTGGCCCACACTATCCCGGGCGATACCGCGCTGTTTACCGAGGGCGAGGTGCTCCGGGCGCTGTCAGACTTTACCTTAGATGTTGAAAGGTAG
- a CDS encoding KDGP aldolase family protein → MSKIQERFYKNRAALNVLAGSIGNAKDIYEAAEGHVLVGVLSKNYANAREASAAMTEYGQTIQDAVSIGLGAGDNRQAAVVAEIASSYAGSHINQVFPAVGATRANLGAKDSWINSLVSPCGQPGYVNISTGPVSAGNASQAIVPVHAAIALVRDMGGNALKYFPMKGLELEEEYRAVATACGEAGFALEPTGGIDLDNFGPILEIALQAGVPQVIPHVYSSIIDPQTGSTNVQDVRTLLRTMKSLVDRYA, encoded by the coding sequence ATGAGCAAGATTCAGGAGCGTTTCTATAAGAACAGAGCGGCACTGAATGTACTGGCTGGCAGTATCGGGAATGCCAAGGATATCTATGAGGCTGCCGAAGGGCATGTTCTGGTGGGCGTACTCTCCAAAAATTACGCTAACGCCCGGGAAGCGTCCGCCGCTATGACGGAGTATGGACAGACGATCCAGGACGCCGTATCGATCGGGCTTGGAGCCGGGGACAACCGCCAGGCGGCGGTAGTCGCAGAGATTGCTTCAAGCTATGCAGGCAGTCATATCAATCAGGTGTTTCCGGCAGTAGGTGCGACCCGTGCCAATCTGGGAGCAAAGGACAGCTGGATTAACAGCCTGGTCTCTCCCTGCGGACAGCCGGGCTATGTCAATATTTCCACCGGTCCGGTCAGCGCGGGGAATGCTTCGCAGGCCATCGTTCCGGTACATGCTGCCATTGCTCTGGTCCGGGACATGGGCGGCAATGCGCTTAAATATTTTCCGATGAAAGGGCTGGAGCTGGAAGAAGAATATCGTGCGGTAGCTACGGCCTGCGGAGAAGCCGGATTTGCCCTGGAGCCTACCGGCGGCATCGATCTGGATAACTTCGGACCCATTCTGGAGATTGCACTTCAGGCAGGCGTGCCGCAGGTGATCCCGCATGTCTATTCCTCAATTATTGACCCGCAGACTGGAAGTACGAACGTACAGGATGTCCGTACGCTGCTCCGTACGATGAAATCGCTGGTGGACCGGTATGCCTAG
- a CDS encoding DgaE family pyridoxal phosphate-dependent ammonia lyase, with protein MDHSLQAKYGLKRVVNASGRMSILGVSAPTDSVMEAMKQGGQQYVEIADLVDKAGAYIARLLGSEGAVVVNSASSGIALSVAAIVTAGDPRLSLRLHQEPVLKNEIIMLKGHNVQYGAPVETMVFLGGGRVVEAGYANEGRAEHIEQAIGERTAAILYVKSHHAVQKNMISVEEAWEVAQRRGVPMIVDAAAEEDLRKYVQYSDLAIYSGSKAVEGPTSGIVAGKQKYTQWLKVQLHGIGRSMKVGKETTFGLLQALDEYQTKADSSQQEKQALEALQPLTGLPGVSVRTVQDEAGREIYRGRIQIDAAAAGVDAREVNDRLREGDIAVYTRDYGVKQGYFDIDPRSLQGDDLQVIVSRIHEIIGGRT; from the coding sequence ATGGATCACTCATTACAGGCTAAATATGGATTGAAGCGTGTGGTTAATGCCAGTGGAAGAATGAGTATTCTTGGCGTATCCGCGCCCACCGATTCGGTGATGGAGGCTATGAAGCAGGGCGGACAGCAGTATGTGGAGATCGCGGATCTGGTGGACAAAGCGGGAGCGTACATCGCCCGTCTGCTTGGCTCGGAAGGGGCCGTTGTCGTGAACTCAGCCTCCAGCGGCATCGCGCTGTCGGTGGCGGCCATTGTAACCGCCGGAGATCCGCGCCTCAGTCTGCGCCTGCACCAGGAGCCGGTGCTGAAGAATGAGATCATTATGCTGAAGGGCCATAATGTGCAATATGGAGCGCCGGTGGAGACGATGGTCTTCCTCGGCGGCGGCCGGGTGGTTGAAGCAGGATATGCCAACGAAGGCCGCGCAGAGCATATTGAACAGGCCATCGGTGAACGTACCGCAGCGATCCTCTATGTGAAATCCCACCATGCCGTACAGAAGAATATGATCTCCGTGGAGGAGGCCTGGGAGGTTGCACAGCGCAGGGGCGTGCCAATGATTGTCGATGCGGCTGCGGAGGAGGACCTGCGTAAATATGTCCAGTATTCAGATCTGGCCATCTACAGCGGCTCGAAGGCTGTGGAAGGTCCAACTTCGGGCATTGTAGCGGGCAAGCAGAAATACACCCAGTGGCTAAAGGTGCAGCTCCATGGGATTGGCCGCAGCATGAAGGTTGGCAAAGAGACGACCTTCGGATTGCTTCAGGCGTTGGATGAATACCAGACCAAGGCTGACAGCAGCCAGCAGGAGAAGCAGGCACTGGAGGCGCTTCAACCGCTCACTGGTCTTCCCGGAGTGTCGGTCCGCACCGTGCAGGATGAAGCGGGCCGGGAGATCTACCGGGGGCGCATCCAGATTGATGCCGCTGCTGCGGGCGTGGATGCACGGGAGGTCAATGACCGCCTGCGGGAAGGCGATATTGCCGTGTATACGCGGGACTATGGCGTGAAGCAGGGATATTTCGATATCGATCCGCGATCGCTGCAGGGCGACGATCTTCAGGTTATCGTCAGCAGAATTCATGAAATAATAGGGGGCAGAACATAA
- a CDS encoding amidohydrolase/deacetylase family metallohydrolase, with translation MGTENVLRNLRLVDGRTVDISIQDGIITAITPPGQAEGGTLLDCSGLYGSSGWIDLHVHAVPELDPYGDVIDEIGVKQGVTTLVDAGSCGADRIGAFYSASLLADTRVFALLNISRIGLARTDELSQLDWIDRTHAHAAAAAYPEFIVGLKARISQSVVKDSGIQPLKLARALSDEMKLPLMVHIGSAPPAISEVLELLRAGDVITHYLNGKANNLFRADGTPLQELLDAVARGVHLDVGHGTASFSFQVAEQAKRAGVALDTISTDIYRGNRLNGPVYSMSDVLTKFLYLGYSLEEVIRAVTSSAADWLGKPELGHIRVGGQANLTLFSLEAGEKQLKDSEGDVRTANYYIEAKGVFINGSLITG, from the coding sequence GTGGGCACAGAGAACGTGCTGCGCAATTTGCGGCTGGTGGACGGCCGGACGGTGGATATCTCCATTCAGGATGGGATCATCACCGCGATTACCCCGCCGGGGCAGGCGGAAGGCGGGACCCTGCTGGACTGCTCCGGGTTATACGGCTCCAGCGGATGGATTGATCTGCATGTGCATGCTGTGCCGGAGCTTGACCCCTACGGCGATGTGATCGACGAGATCGGGGTGAAGCAGGGAGTGACGACACTTGTGGATGCCGGGAGCTGCGGAGCAGACCGGATCGGGGCTTTTTACAGTGCTAGTCTTCTGGCCGATACCCGGGTATTCGCGCTGCTCAATATCTCAAGAATCGGCCTTGCGCGGACCGATGAGCTCTCACAGCTGGACTGGATTGACCGGACCCACGCGCATGCGGCAGCGGCAGCGTATCCTGAATTCATCGTCGGCCTGAAAGCCCGCATCAGCCAAAGTGTCGTCAAAGACAGCGGCATACAGCCGCTTAAGCTGGCACGGGCCTTGTCGGATGAGATGAAGCTTCCGCTCATGGTGCATATCGGCTCCGCTCCGCCTGCTATCTCCGAAGTGCTGGAGCTGCTGCGGGCGGGCGATGTAATTACCCATTACCTGAACGGCAAAGCCAATAATCTGTTCCGGGCGGACGGCACACCGCTGCAAGAGCTGCTGGATGCTGTGGCCCGGGGCGTTCATCTGGATGTCGGTCATGGCACAGCAAGCTTCTCCTTCCAGGTAGCTGAGCAGGCGAAGCGGGCAGGGGTTGCGCTGGATACAATCAGCACAGATATCTACCGGGGCAACCGGCTGAACGGTCCGGTGTACAGTATGTCAGATGTTCTGACGAAATTTCTGTATCTCGGCTACAGTCTGGAAGAAGTGATCCGTGCCGTCACCAGCAGCGCCGCAGATTGGCTCGGCAAGCCGGAGCTTGGGCACATCCGGGTAGGCGGGCAGGCGAATCTGACCTTGTTCTCCCTGGAAGCAGGGGAGAAGCAACTGAAGGACTCAGAAGGCGATGTCCGGACCGCGAATTACTATATTGAAGCAAAAGGAGTCTTTATCAATGGATCACTCATTACAGGCTAA
- a CDS encoding helix-turn-helix domain-containing protein, which yields MSNPAPQPSLLNRFRLTWNHFKSRLLLKYAFSYILMFLIPLTGVTIFVYENAVKGLRVEIEQSNVNQLNQVKSTIDGRMNELQEIAGRIAYDKHLTPYMVRHPYYSLEAIQALANYKASSSIAEDLFLYFHGDSNIYSYRGLADLHVTFDTLYQFERWTPEELRRDLNETRQPLVRPAENVTVNSRIEPMLAMLVPVKPNDPFPYGTVVYLMKESNLTGVMDSVLSDFSGSSYIFGPSGEVLTANSHGVSFPQNELQTLSALEPGIHNLELDGEQYSVVSVQSEENGWTYVTTMPSFQFFSRVAHVQTLILIVFCITVVTGIAAALLLAKRQYHPIRDLMEFAKPRGSSNEAPKLRNEWESIRQTLHDYSARIDLQEPFVRNQCMLLLLKHGQPDDPEIEQMILSAGFRHPQGQGLYFSAILSWDDAAPGGKSWQERHLLQEMLSNICLPGPDAQIFGIEFSVKDQFALIISLPGEGELPVQRRMEQVIEGIQDVIREHSQLALSIGVGMAYRDLARLNQSFIEAAAALEHRMIRRSGQVTYFEQLAELNPAAAESFWIPRKTMLKLEQSLKQGNESVAAQMIADTIDTIKDEPLQVHLLRCICFDLLNAFLRTASELGMDEVFTNMPELTSFETLEELESRLLSLASAICAQVERNTENSESSLMDDILAYVDQQFADYTLSLEHVALKFAISTSYLSRSFKEKTGSNFSQYIWQRRVDEVIRLLENTSAPLKEIIEQVGYLDAPNFIRKFKKETGLTPGQYRKEHALKGAAAKRPV from the coding sequence ATGTCCAATCCCGCACCCCAGCCATCCTTGCTGAACCGGTTCCGGCTGACCTGGAATCATTTCAAGTCAAGGCTGCTGCTGAAATACGCTTTTTCCTATATCCTCATGTTCCTGATCCCGCTCACCGGCGTTACCATCTTCGTCTATGAAAACGCCGTCAAGGGCCTGCGGGTCGAAATTGAACAATCCAATGTTAATCAGCTCAATCAGGTGAAAAGCACCATCGACGGGCGAATGAATGAGCTTCAGGAGATCGCCGGAAGAATCGCCTATGACAAGCATCTGACTCCTTATATGGTCCGGCATCCTTATTACAGTCTGGAGGCGATTCAGGCACTGGCGAATTACAAGGCCAGCAGCAGCATTGCGGAGGATCTGTTCCTCTACTTCCACGGCGATTCGAATATCTATTCTTACCGCGGTCTGGCTGATCTTCATGTCACCTTCGATACCCTCTATCAGTTCGAGCGCTGGACCCCGGAGGAGCTGCGGCGCGACTTGAACGAGACCCGTCAGCCGCTGGTGCGTCCTGCTGAGAATGTGACTGTCAACTCCAGGATCGAGCCGATGCTCGCCATGCTTGTTCCTGTGAAACCCAATGACCCGTTTCCTTACGGGACGGTCGTCTATCTGATGAAGGAATCCAATCTTACCGGCGTCATGGATTCGGTTCTGAGCGATTTCTCGGGCAGCAGCTATATCTTCGGCCCCTCCGGCGAGGTGCTGACCGCGAACAGCCATGGTGTCAGTTTCCCCCAGAACGAGCTTCAGACCCTCTCCGCCCTTGAACCGGGGATTCACAATCTGGAGCTGGACGGGGAACAGTACTCCGTGGTGTCCGTGCAGTCCGAGGAGAATGGCTGGACCTACGTCACCACGATGCCCAGCTTCCAGTTCTTCAGCCGTGTCGCCCATGTCCAGACGCTGATCCTGATTGTCTTCTGTATTACAGTCGTTACCGGTATAGCCGCCGCGCTGCTGCTGGCCAAACGGCAATACCACCCGATCCGCGATCTGATGGAGTTCGCCAAGCCGAGAGGCAGCAGTAATGAAGCTCCGAAGCTGCGCAATGAATGGGAGTCCATCCGCCAGACGCTGCATGACTACAGTGCCCGGATTGATCTCCAGGAGCCTTTTGTCCGCAACCAGTGTATGCTGCTGCTGCTCAAGCACGGCCAGCCGGATGATCCCGAGATTGAACAGATGATCCTGAGCGCAGGCTTCCGGCATCCGCAGGGACAGGGCCTCTACTTCTCGGCTATCCTGTCCTGGGATGATGCAGCGCCGGGCGGCAAGTCCTGGCAGGAACGCCATCTGCTGCAGGAGATGCTCAGCAATATCTGCCTGCCAGGCCCGGATGCGCAGATCTTCGGGATTGAATTCTCGGTCAAGGACCAGTTCGCTCTGATCATCTCCCTGCCAGGGGAGGGGGAGCTGCCCGTTCAGCGCCGGATGGAGCAGGTCATTGAAGGGATTCAGGATGTGATCCGTGAACACTCACAGCTCGCGTTGAGTATTGGTGTCGGCATGGCCTACCGGGACCTGGCCCGGTTGAACCAGTCTTTCATTGAAGCTGCCGCCGCCCTTGAGCACCGGATGATCCGGCGCAGCGGCCAGGTCACCTATTTCGAGCAGCTTGCGGAGCTGAATCCTGCCGCTGCCGAGAGCTTCTGGATTCCGCGCAAAACCATGCTGAAGCTGGAGCAGAGTCTGAAGCAGGGCAACGAATCGGTAGCGGCCCAGATGATTGCCGATACCATTGACACGATCAAGGACGAGCCGCTGCAGGTTCATCTGCTGCGGTGTATCTGCTTCGATCTGCTGAATGCTTTTCTGCGCACCGCCTCGGAGCTTGGTATGGATGAGGTGTTCACCAATATGCCGGAGCTGACCTCCTTCGAGACGCTGGAGGAGCTGGAGAGCCGGCTGCTCTCGCTGGCTTCCGCCATTTGTGCGCAGGTGGAGCGGAACACCGAGAACAGCGAGTCTTCCCTGATGGATGACATTCTGGCGTATGTGGACCAGCAGTTCGCAGACTACACCCTGAGTCTGGAGCATGTGGCGCTGAAGTTCGCCATCTCGACCTCTTATTTAAGCCGGAGCTTCAAGGAGAAGACCGGCAGTAATTTCTCGCAATATATCTGGCAGCGGCGTGTGGACGAGGTGATCCGGCTGCTGGAGAATACCAGCGCACCACTCAAGGAGATTATCGAGCAGGTCGGTTATCTCGACGCGCCGAACTTCATCCGCAAGTTCAAAAAAGAAACCGGTCTGACGCCGGGGCAATACCGCAAGGAACATGCCTTGAAGGGGGCCGCTGCGAAAAGACCGGTTTGA
- a CDS encoding glycosidase translates to MQITRHPNNPIVVPGGYEWRKVTVFNPAVIIDNGKFYMIERTAGSLTPCKNYLGLLESEDGVNFTHVKDEPIVTPDMLGFPYGSVQDPRIVKIDGTFYLNYALRPCAMSYYPTGAGVPERSIPTYPDGWGEEEGHWLTRSSILKSTNLLDWEFVADTTPLHINDRDNILFPEKINGKFVLLRRPEEYVGEAYGTEKAAMWITYSEDLVNWEEPKLLATAGNLSWESRKIGGSTPPIRTDKGWLVLYHGVDEEIVYRVGAMLLDLEQPEKIIARTHNFIMEPETYYEKFGFQIPNVIFPTGNVVKDGLLYIYYGVTDTAIALATVPLDELVEHILKEAE, encoded by the coding sequence ATGCAAATTACAAGACATCCCAATAATCCGATTGTCGTCCCGGGCGGCTATGAGTGGCGCAAGGTTACCGTGTTCAATCCTGCGGTTATTATCGATAACGGCAAGTTCTATATGATCGAGCGTACTGCCGGTTCCCTGACCCCGTGCAAGAACTATCTCGGCCTCCTAGAGAGCGAGGACGGCGTGAACTTCACCCATGTGAAGGATGAGCCGATTGTCACGCCGGATATGCTGGGCTTCCCGTACGGTAGCGTGCAGGACCCGCGTATTGTCAAAATCGATGGAACCTTCTACCTCAACTACGCTCTGCGCCCCTGCGCCATGAGCTATTATCCTACCGGGGCCGGCGTTCCTGAGCGCTCCATTCCGACCTACCCGGACGGCTGGGGGGAAGAGGAGGGCCACTGGCTGACCCGTTCCTCGATTCTGAAGTCAACCAATCTGCTGGACTGGGAGTTCGTGGCGGACACCACGCCGCTCCACATCAACGACCGGGACAACATCCTGTTCCCTGAGAAAATAAACGGCAAATTCGTGCTGCTCCGCCGCCCCGAAGAATATGTCGGCGAGGCTTACGGAACGGAAAAAGCCGCCATGTGGATTACCTATTCCGAGGATCTCGTGAATTGGGAAGAACCCAAGCTGCTCGCCACCGCCGGGAACCTGTCCTGGGAATCGCGGAAGATCGGCGGCTCTACGCCTCCAATCCGTACAGACAAGGGCTGGCTGGTGCTCTATCACGGTGTAGATGAAGAGATCGTCTACCGCGTGGGGGCGATGCTGCTGGATCTGGAGCAGCCGGAGAAAATCATTGCCCGGACCCATAATTTCATTATGGAGCCGGAGACGTATTACGAGAAATTCGGCTTCCAGATTCCGAATGTCATCTTCCCGACCGGCAATGTGGTCAAGGATGGCCTGCTCTATATCTACTACGGCGTAACTGACACAGCAATTGCGCTCGCCACGGTGCCGCTGGATGAACTGGTGGAGCATATTCTGAAGGAAGCGGAGTAG